Proteins encoded by one window of Acidipropionibacterium virtanenii:
- a CDS encoding zinc-binding dehydrogenase: protein MRALLLPTAGGFDSLEVGQAPRPRPGAGQVLIAVHAVGLNPVEYKVARGGGVPTWHWPHILGQDCAGVIAELGEGVSEFRVGDRVACHGDLGRQGSFAEYVADDAEVIARVPEGVDDISAAALPCAGMTAYQAIVHRLHVEPGQTVLVTAGAGGVGGYAIQLARIAGARVLATASAGNAERLRALGAEPIDYRSTDVVREVRRLTDGRGVDGILDTVGGDSATANLQLLVHGGGIVTIDGRPDLTTVPELTIAPSVHEVALGAAYQWGDAAAHRRLSTDLAALLDLVAAGRLDPMVTRTVTLDEIPAALHDLEGRHVAGKIVARIAD, encoded by the coding sequence ATGAGAGCACTGCTGCTGCCCACCGCAGGCGGCTTCGATTCCCTTGAGGTCGGGCAGGCTCCCCGGCCTCGGCCCGGTGCGGGCCAGGTTCTCATCGCCGTCCATGCGGTCGGCCTCAATCCGGTCGAGTACAAGGTGGCCAGAGGCGGAGGCGTCCCCACCTGGCACTGGCCGCACATTCTCGGCCAGGACTGCGCAGGGGTGATCGCCGAACTCGGCGAGGGGGTCTCGGAGTTCCGGGTCGGGGACCGGGTCGCCTGTCATGGAGATCTGGGGCGGCAGGGCTCCTTCGCCGAGTACGTCGCCGACGATGCCGAGGTGATCGCCAGAGTCCCCGAGGGGGTCGACGACATCTCCGCAGCGGCCCTGCCCTGCGCCGGTATGACCGCCTACCAGGCGATCGTGCATCGCCTTCACGTCGAGCCCGGGCAGACCGTCCTGGTGACGGCCGGCGCCGGCGGGGTGGGCGGCTACGCGATCCAGCTCGCACGGATCGCCGGGGCCCGGGTCCTGGCGACGGCGTCGGCCGGCAATGCCGAGAGGCTGCGCGCGCTCGGCGCCGAGCCGATCGACTACCGGTCCACCGACGTGGTCCGGGAGGTGCGACGTCTCACTGACGGTCGCGGGGTGGACGGCATCCTCGATACGGTGGGCGGCGACTCGGCGACAGCGAACCTCCAGCTACTGGTGCACGGCGGCGGGATCGTGACCATCGACGGACGCCCCGACCTCACCACCGTGCCCGAGTTGACGATCGCCCCCTCGGTCCACGAGGTGGCCCTCGGGGCCGCTTACCAGTGGGGCGACGCCGCGGCCCACCGGCGCCTGTCGACCGATCTGGCCGCACTGCTGGACCTGGTGGCCGCGGGCCGCCTCGACCCGATGGTGACGCGCACCGTGACCCTCGACGAGATTCCGGCCGCACTGCACGACCTGGAGGGTCGTCACGTGGCGGGCAAGATCGTCGCGAGGATCGCCGACTGA
- a CDS encoding sugar phosphate isomerase/epimerase family protein, translating to MRISMVTDSLAHLGFEELLDTAAGLGITQLEFPTGGWSSAPHLDLDRLLADAGARNAFSDALERRGITISALNANGNQLHPVIGPQVDRVLHRTVDLASLLGIGTVVCMSGLPAGAPGDRTPNWVTTSWPPETQEILNHQWNEVAIPYWKDLAGYGRDKGVRFAVEMHGDQLVYNAATLLRLREAVGETVGANLDPSHPMWMGADPLAMIRALRGAVFNVHAKDSRRQPQVADVNGMLDTQPPERSYDRSWNYVTLGLGHPGGQQFWGRFCADLRAGGYDGPLAIEHEDVAMDAVEGVAQTVRLLSEVLLVGPPSWKPQAI from the coding sequence ATGCGGATCTCCATGGTCACCGACTCCCTCGCCCATCTCGGATTCGAGGAACTCCTGGACACGGCCGCGGGACTGGGCATCACCCAGCTCGAGTTCCCCACCGGTGGCTGGTCCTCAGCCCCGCATCTGGATCTCGACCGGCTTCTCGCCGATGCCGGGGCCCGCAACGCGTTCTCCGACGCGCTGGAGCGGCGCGGCATCACGATCAGCGCCCTCAACGCCAACGGCAACCAGCTCCATCCGGTCATCGGGCCTCAGGTGGACAGGGTGCTGCACCGCACGGTCGACCTGGCGAGCCTGCTCGGCATCGGCACGGTGGTGTGCATGTCCGGCCTGCCGGCCGGTGCGCCGGGGGACCGCACCCCCAACTGGGTCACGACGTCCTGGCCGCCCGAGACCCAGGAGATTCTGAACCACCAGTGGAACGAAGTGGCGATCCCGTACTGGAAGGACCTCGCCGGGTACGGACGTGACAAGGGGGTGCGCTTCGCCGTCGAGATGCACGGCGATCAGCTCGTCTACAACGCGGCCACCCTGCTGCGGCTGCGCGAGGCGGTCGGAGAGACCGTCGGAGCGAACCTGGACCCCTCCCATCCGATGTGGATGGGGGCCGACCCGCTGGCGATGATCCGGGCCCTTCGGGGAGCGGTGTTCAACGTCCATGCCAAGGACTCCCGGCGTCAGCCGCAGGTCGCCGACGTCAACGGGATGCTGGACACCCAGCCTCCCGAGAGGTCCTACGACCGGTCCTGGAACTATGTCACCCTGGGCCTGGGGCACCCGGGCGGTCAGCAGTTCTGGGGACGGTTCTGCGCTGACCTGCGCGCCGGCGGGTACGACGGGCCCCTGGCCATCGAGCACGAGGACGTCGCGATGGACGCGGTGGAAGGGGTGGCGCAGACCGTGCGGCTACTCAGCGAGGTGCTGCTGGTCGGCCCGCCGAGCTGGAAGCCCCAGGCCATCTGA
- a CDS encoding Gfo/Idh/MocA family protein: MSEQVRVGVIGTGMMGGDHARNLADGIRGARLTALADADEQRARRLAGEVGVADIYPDGRQLIDSGAVDAVIVAAPDPAHAALVAACLDARLPVLCEKPLAPNAEAARALVARQDALGADLVTVGFMRRFDPGYQALKQRLVEGREGALLMTHSVHRNVEAYPGQDSSATITNSGIHEIDVLPWLSGSPVVGVQWAAGRASSLISERHDPQFMLLRDAAGALHTVELGVHLQYGYDVRCEAVCERATVELPAVPALVEQTPVVLNAGLARQTFYPEDSRARFAAAYRSELAAWIDGIRTGRRHPDAATARDGLRASAVAEALVASMNQGGSPVAVEED; encoded by the coding sequence ATGTCAGAACAGGTCCGTGTCGGCGTCATCGGCACCGGCATGATGGGCGGAGATCACGCCCGCAACCTCGCTGACGGCATTCGCGGGGCCAGGCTCACCGCCCTCGCCGACGCCGATGAGCAGCGGGCCCGGCGGCTGGCCGGCGAGGTCGGCGTCGCCGACATCTACCCGGACGGCCGACAGCTCATCGACTCGGGAGCCGTCGACGCCGTCATCGTCGCCGCCCCCGATCCTGCCCACGCCGCGTTGGTCGCCGCCTGCCTGGACGCGCGGCTGCCAGTGCTGTGCGAGAAGCCGCTGGCGCCCAACGCCGAGGCGGCTCGGGCTCTTGTCGCGCGCCAGGACGCGCTCGGCGCCGATCTCGTCACGGTCGGCTTCATGCGACGCTTCGACCCCGGCTACCAGGCGCTCAAGCAGCGCCTGGTCGAAGGCCGCGAAGGCGCCCTGCTGATGACCCACTCGGTGCATCGCAATGTCGAGGCCTACCCCGGTCAGGACAGCTCCGCCACGATCACCAACTCCGGCATCCACGAGATCGACGTCCTGCCCTGGCTGTCGGGCAGCCCGGTAGTCGGGGTCCAGTGGGCCGCCGGGAGGGCGAGTTCGCTCATCTCGGAGCGTCACGACCCCCAGTTCATGCTGCTGCGCGACGCCGCCGGGGCCCTGCACACCGTCGAGCTGGGCGTCCACCTCCAGTACGGCTACGACGTGCGCTGCGAGGCCGTCTGCGAGCGGGCCACCGTCGAGCTGCCCGCGGTGCCCGCGCTGGTGGAGCAGACGCCGGTGGTGCTCAACGCCGGCCTGGCCCGTCAGACCTTCTATCCCGAGGACTCCCGCGCCCGTTTCGCGGCGGCCTACCGGTCCGAGCTGGCCGCATGGATCGACGGGATTCGCACCGGGCGCCGTCATCCCGACGCCGCGACCGCCCGCGACGGGCTGCGGGCCAGCGCGGTGGCCGAGGCCCTGGTGGCTTCGATGAATCAGGGCGGCTCGCCCGTCGCGGTGGAGGAGGACTGA
- a CDS encoding LacI family DNA-binding transcriptional regulator, translated as MSESPSSSRRPTMRDVARAAGVSPALVSIVFREAAGASPRTREKVFATARSLGYVRDERARGLRSLQRDSIGITFRLDQPFQAAVVAGVYDAVNLAAHPIVTSPTSETRDEEEALSDLIANRCGAVIVLSSRLPADRLARIADDLPVVSIARTVDAPRVDWVASDERGGIRLAVDHLVELGHRDIVYLSDTGSAGGPERLEGFHDAVLAAGIRDSARAVGAGRTEDAGSAATLRLLDAGRLPTAIVGFNDRCALGVIDTLIRRGVRVPDEVSVVGFDDSEVAARSMIRMTSVRQDPIALARAAAERVMLRVGPGGGDLPAAGIVKPTSLTVRSTTAPPRVR; from the coding sequence ATGTCCGAGAGTCCGTCCAGCAGCAGGCGGCCGACGATGCGGGACGTGGCCCGGGCCGCGGGAGTCTCCCCCGCACTGGTCTCGATCGTCTTCCGGGAGGCCGCGGGGGCCTCCCCCCGGACCCGGGAGAAGGTCTTCGCGACCGCCAGGAGCCTCGGATACGTCCGCGACGAGCGGGCCCGAGGCCTGCGCTCCCTCCAACGGGACTCGATCGGCATCACCTTCCGACTCGACCAGCCCTTCCAGGCAGCGGTGGTGGCCGGTGTCTACGACGCCGTCAACCTGGCCGCCCACCCGATCGTCACCTCGCCGACCTCGGAAACCCGCGACGAGGAGGAGGCCCTGTCCGACCTCATCGCCAACCGCTGCGGCGCGGTCATCGTGCTCTCCTCGCGGCTGCCGGCCGATCGGCTGGCCCGGATCGCCGACGACCTGCCGGTGGTGTCGATCGCGCGCACGGTCGACGCCCCGCGCGTCGACTGGGTGGCCTCCGACGAGCGGGGCGGCATCCGGCTGGCGGTCGATCACCTGGTCGAGCTCGGCCACCGCGACATCGTCTACCTCTCGGACACCGGATCGGCCGGAGGCCCGGAAAGACTCGAGGGGTTCCATGACGCCGTTCTGGCGGCCGGCATCCGGGACTCGGCCCGGGCCGTCGGGGCCGGACGCACCGAGGACGCCGGTTCGGCGGCCACCCTGCGGCTCCTCGACGCAGGCCGGCTTCCCACGGCGATCGTCGGCTTCAACGACCGCTGCGCCCTGGGCGTCATCGACACCCTGATCAGACGCGGCGTGAGAGTTCCCGATGAGGTCTCGGTGGTGGGCTTCGACGACTCCGAGGTCGCTGCGCGGTCGATGATCCGGATGACGTCGGTGCGTCAGGACCCGATCGCCCTGGCCCGCGCAGCGGCCGAGCGGGTCATGCTGCGGGTCGGCCCCGGTGGCGGCGACCTGCCCGCCGCCGGGATCGTGAAGCCCACCAGCCTGACGGTCCGTTCGACCACGGCGCCGCCGCGAGTCCGTTGA
- a CDS encoding response regulator transcription factor, translating into MGRLRILVVDDDQVLRDGLSALIGFDSSLGDKTMSTARDGQEALVRCIASPPDLVVMDIRMPRLNGIEATRRIVREHPGVKVLALTTLTTQEYVAPMLAAGASGYLVKDRTDELIPAIHAVLADEFYISPRVSDVLVRMALDAQDAEKARDEAVAPAPREENTYPKLGPQELAAVRWLAHGYSNAEIADAMGISVGSVKSYLAKAGEKLATRDRVQLLIRATELGLVHPAIDGSAR; encoded by the coding sequence ATGGGGAGATTGAGGATTCTGGTGGTCGACGACGACCAGGTGCTGCGCGACGGCCTGTCAGCGCTGATCGGCTTCGACAGCAGCCTGGGCGACAAGACGATGAGCACGGCCCGCGACGGTCAGGAGGCGTTGGTCCGGTGCATCGCCAGCCCGCCCGACCTGGTCGTGATGGACATCCGGATGCCGCGGCTGAACGGGATCGAGGCCACGCGCCGGATCGTCCGGGAACACCCCGGCGTCAAGGTGCTGGCCCTCACCACCCTCACCACCCAGGAGTACGTGGCGCCGATGCTGGCCGCCGGAGCCTCCGGCTACCTCGTCAAGGACCGCACCGATGAGCTCATCCCGGCCATCCACGCTGTGCTGGCCGACGAGTTCTACATCTCCCCGCGGGTTTCCGACGTGCTGGTGAGGATGGCCCTGGACGCGCAGGACGCCGAGAAGGCCCGTGATGAGGCCGTGGCGCCGGCACCCCGCGAGGAGAACACCTATCCGAAACTCGGACCCCAGGAACTGGCCGCCGTCCGCTGGCTGGCGCACGGCTACTCCAATGCGGAGATCGCCGATGCGATGGGCATCTCGGTGGGATCGGTGAAGTCCTACCTGGCCAAGGCCGGGGAGAAGCTCGCCACCCGCGACCGGGTCCAGCTGCTCATCCGGGCCACCGAGCTCGGCCTGGTGCATCCGGCCATCGACGGGTCAGCGCGCTGA
- a CDS encoding sensor histidine kinase: MLLAVSIALGLVIRAVLRGSAERQHQEETIRQVREQAERARREERLRLAHEMHDYVAHELTVSVAALAATQFDITAVERRSDADREILEAVERSNRRALEELRHALRVLDTEDDTVEDELPVPSSPFPPGPTNTASLPDLIEGAARDLRVVGDRVTLSVNGGAGLALGTADLEMARRFLTEGVTNAVKHGGLGAAVLIRADSVDKAVTIAIANTIGASVPPAESTGLGLRGLREEAERHGCELASGRSSDDAGYDWTIELRIPTGRGNSVA, from the coding sequence GTGCTCCTCGCGGTCTCGATCGCCCTGGGTCTCGTGATTCGAGCGGTACTGCGCGGCTCCGCGGAGCGCCAGCATCAGGAGGAGACCATCAGACAGGTCCGGGAGCAGGCCGAACGGGCGCGCCGTGAGGAACGGCTGCGCCTGGCCCATGAGATGCATGACTACGTCGCCCATGAGCTCACCGTCTCGGTGGCGGCCCTGGCCGCGACCCAGTTCGACATCACCGCGGTCGAGCGCCGCTCCGACGCCGACAGGGAGATCCTCGAGGCCGTTGAGAGATCCAACCGCCGGGCCCTCGAGGAGCTCCGCCACGCACTGAGGGTCCTCGACACCGAGGACGACACGGTGGAGGATGAACTGCCCGTGCCCTCCTCCCCCTTCCCCCCGGGCCCCACCAACACCGCGTCCCTGCCAGATCTCATCGAGGGGGCCGCCCGGGACCTGCGTGTCGTCGGCGACCGTGTCACGCTGTCCGTCAACGGTGGAGCCGGACTGGCGTTGGGTACCGCGGACCTCGAGATGGCCAGGAGATTCCTCACCGAGGGCGTCACCAATGCCGTCAAGCACGGCGGTCTGGGAGCCGCCGTGCTCATCCGTGCCGACTCGGTCGACAAGGCGGTCACGATCGCCATCGCCAACACCATCGGTGCCTCCGTCCCCCCCGCCGAGTCCACGGGACTCGGCCTTCGCGGACTCAGGGAGGAGGCCGAACGGCATGGCTGCGAACTTGCCAGTGGTCGGTCGAGCGATGATGCCGGCTACGACTGGACGATTGAGTTGAGGATCCCGACCGGGCGCGGCAACAGCGTCGCGTAG
- a CDS encoding methylated-DNA--[protein]-cysteine S-methyltransferase: protein MTTTDMFPASDVDLARLRDHLAVDAEAAGLLDVSYRTLDTPIGSMLIAATRHGLVRVAFEAEGFDAVLDSLSEQVSPRVLGAGGRLDVVAFQFDEYFRGSRRSFDLPLDRRLSRGFRSEVQAWLPHIGYGQTLSYKEVAEKVGRPRAVRAVGSACATNPLPVVVPCHRVLRSDGSLGGYLGGLEAKRALLALEAS from the coding sequence ATGACCACCACAGACATGTTCCCCGCATCCGACGTCGATCTGGCCAGATTGCGCGATCACCTGGCCGTCGATGCTGAGGCGGCCGGCCTGCTCGACGTCTCCTACCGGACCCTCGACACCCCGATCGGCTCCATGCTCATCGCCGCAACTCGTCACGGGCTGGTTCGCGTGGCCTTCGAGGCCGAGGGATTCGACGCAGTGCTCGACAGCCTCTCCGAGCAGGTCAGTCCACGGGTTCTCGGGGCCGGGGGCCGCCTCGACGTCGTGGCATTCCAGTTCGACGAGTACTTCCGCGGGTCCCGCCGGTCCTTCGATCTCCCACTGGACAGGAGGTTGTCGCGGGGTTTCCGGAGCGAGGTGCAGGCCTGGCTGCCACACATCGGTTACGGCCAGACGCTCAGCTACAAGGAGGTCGCCGAGAAGGTCGGCCGCCCGCGTGCGGTCAGGGCGGTCGGGAGCGCGTGTGCCACCAACCCGCTGCCGGTCGTGGTGCCGTGCCACCGTGTGCTGCGCAGTGACGGCAGTCTGGGTGGGTATCTGGGCGGGTTGGAGGCCAAGCGGGCGCTGCTGGCTCTGGAGGCCTCCTGA
- a CDS encoding RNA polymerase sigma factor — translation MKKPFERAVEQHGATVLRVCRAALGSGPDADDAWSETFLSALRAWSGLDESANVEAWLVRIAQRKTIDVLRARSRRPTPVADPPPRASRHGQPGEQDIWSLVGELPERQRLAIAYHYLGGLPHTETAQLIGGSADAVRRAASDGLKNLRSRLEPGPGEGQHP, via the coding sequence ATGAAAAAGCCCTTCGAGCGGGCCGTGGAGCAGCACGGGGCCACCGTGCTGCGGGTCTGCCGGGCCGCGCTGGGCTCCGGACCGGACGCCGACGACGCCTGGTCGGAGACCTTCCTGTCCGCCCTTCGGGCATGGTCCGGGCTCGACGAGAGCGCCAACGTCGAGGCGTGGCTCGTACGCATCGCGCAGCGCAAGACCATCGACGTCCTCCGGGCGCGCTCCCGGCGGCCGACCCCGGTCGCCGACCCGCCCCCGCGCGCCTCCCGGCACGGCCAGCCCGGCGAGCAAGACATCTGGTCACTGGTCGGCGAGCTGCCGGAGCGGCAGCGACTGGCCATCGCCTACCACTATCTCGGAGGACTGCCGCACACCGAGACCGCCCAACTCATCGGTGGCAGCGCGGACGCCGTCCGGCGAGCCGCATCGGACGGACTGAAGAATTTGAGGAGCCGGCTCGAACCCGGCCCGGGGGAAGGACAGCACCCATGA
- a CDS encoding histone deacetylase, translated as MASELVWYVSYGSNMNAARLACYLEGGRPPGARVSYVGARDHTPPREDFAVMLPGCLYFGTVSRVWGGGIAFYDHDADGPAAARAYLITAEQFVDVAAQEMHRRPAADDPLESVVLGGLPEGRHQAGPGIYETLLRVGERDGYPMLTFTAPARSVEVAFNQPVQAYLDMLGAGLLQAHGWDAARCRQYFSACGVLEEAA; from the coding sequence ATGGCTTCTGAACTTGTGTGGTACGTCAGCTACGGATCGAACATGAACGCGGCCCGACTGGCCTGTTACCTGGAGGGCGGGCGTCCGCCAGGGGCACGAGTGAGCTATGTCGGGGCCCGAGATCACACCCCTCCCCGTGAAGACTTCGCGGTCATGCTGCCCGGTTGCCTCTACTTCGGCACGGTGTCGCGGGTCTGGGGAGGCGGTATCGCCTTCTACGATCATGATGCGGACGGACCGGCCGCCGCCCGTGCCTACCTCATCACTGCCGAGCAGTTCGTCGATGTCGCCGCCCAGGAGATGCACCGGCGACCGGCCGCCGACGACCCCCTTGAGTCGGTCGTGCTCGGTGGCCTGCCCGAGGGCCGTCACCAGGCCGGGCCGGGGATCTACGAGACGCTGCTGCGGGTCGGGGAGCGCGACGGTTACCCGATGCTCACCTTCACCGCACCCGCCCGCTCGGTCGAGGTGGCATTCAACCAGCCGGTCCAGGCCTATCTCGACATGCTCGGCGCCGGACTGCTCCAGGCCCACGGATGGGACGCCGCCCGCTGCCGCCAGTACTTCAGCGCCTGCGGCGTTCTGGAAGAGGCTGCCTGA
- a CDS encoding histidine phosphatase family protein has product MSDGATDPNGRLVLIRHGETPWSRVGRHTGVTDLTLTDRGEQQARDQGSMLRGHRFAMVLCSPRLRARRTSELAGYPNPAIDDEAVEWDYGGYEGITTEQIIEMRGGQPWDVWHNGVIPGATPGESPEQVQARAQRVIDKCTDCLRQGEDVLLVAHGHFLRMLALTWAGLPIEAGAILRLETGSVCELGYEHDNQAILRWNCPPDPRVDFS; this is encoded by the coding sequence ATGTCTGACGGCGCAACCGATCCGAACGGACGGCTCGTACTCATCCGCCATGGCGAGACGCCGTGGAGCCGGGTCGGCCGCCACACCGGCGTGACCGATCTGACGCTCACCGACCGGGGCGAACAGCAGGCACGCGACCAGGGCTCGATGCTGCGGGGCCACCGCTTCGCGATGGTGCTGTGCAGCCCGCGGCTGCGTGCCAGACGGACCTCGGAGCTGGCGGGCTATCCGAATCCGGCGATCGATGACGAGGCCGTCGAATGGGATTACGGCGGCTATGAGGGCATCACCACCGAGCAGATCATCGAGATGCGCGGCGGACAGCCCTGGGACGTCTGGCACAACGGCGTCATTCCTGGGGCGACCCCGGGGGAGAGCCCCGAACAGGTGCAGGCCCGCGCTCAACGTGTCATCGACAAGTGCACCGACTGCCTGCGCCAGGGCGAGGACGTCCTGCTGGTCGCGCACGGCCATTTCCTTCGGATGCTGGCGCTCACCTGGGCCGGCCTGCCGATCGAGGCGGGCGCCATCCTCCGTCTGGAGACGGGCAGTGTCTGCGAGCTCGGCTACGAGCACGACAACCAGGCCATCCTGCGCTGGAACTGCCCGCCCGACCCGCGCGTCGACTTCAGCTGA
- a CDS encoding ABC transporter ATP-binding protein translates to MSYPGTGPAVGGFRRRVDERAQRALNAEAPTIENLGPRALALFAPYRIRIVVTCILVMVSAALGVIPPLLVKRVFDQALFPAHGGPSMPLLAVLVAAMVGLYLVSAGLNVLQTWLTSTVGNSVTGDLRVKLFEHLQAMELAFFTRTKTGVIQSRLQNDVGGVSSVLTSTLTAILGNSVTVIASLVAMVLIDWRLTIVAVIIMPILVIVQRRVGQIRARIAGQTQESLSELTSITQETLSVSGVLLAKSFNRQAAEASRYRAENVNQIHLQVRRAMSGQGFFAIVQVLMSSVPAVIYLIAGWLIVGGHAGLTAGSIVAFTTVQARLLGPLVSLMRVALDIQTSQALFARIFEYLDMEPAVQDATEPVDVSEAPGPRGSVEFDQVTFRYPDAAPDSRPTLDRVSFSVGPGRHVALVGPSGSGKSTIIYLAPRLYQASSGEVRFAGADVRGLRGSSIIDDIGIVSQETYLFHATIAENLRYAKPDATDEELVEACTAANIHHIIAGFEDGYDTVVGERGYRLSGGEKQRIAIARVLLKDPPVLLLDEATSALDTVSERVVEQAIDEVAAGRTTITVAHRLSTIVDSDMIYVVDAGRIVEQGTHAQLIGAGGLYAELAAQQMSSARVDGASSGARAPHPDRRADRCPQADPAEPATRSELAAGLPAPGGESLL, encoded by the coding sequence ATGAGCTATCCGGGGACGGGTCCAGCGGTCGGCGGCTTCAGGAGACGGGTCGACGAGCGGGCCCAACGCGCGCTCAATGCCGAGGCGCCGACGATCGAGAACCTCGGGCCACGGGCGCTGGCCCTGTTCGCGCCCTATCGGATCAGGATCGTGGTGACGTGCATCCTGGTGATGGTCTCCGCGGCCCTGGGCGTCATTCCTCCGCTGCTGGTCAAGCGGGTCTTCGACCAGGCGCTCTTCCCCGCTCACGGCGGTCCGTCCATGCCTCTGCTGGCCGTCCTGGTCGCTGCCATGGTGGGCCTGTACCTGGTGTCGGCCGGGCTCAATGTGCTGCAGACCTGGCTCACCTCGACCGTCGGCAACTCGGTCACCGGAGACCTGCGGGTGAAGCTCTTCGAACATCTCCAGGCCATGGAGCTGGCCTTCTTCACCCGGACGAAGACCGGCGTCATCCAGTCGAGACTGCAGAACGACGTCGGAGGGGTGTCCAGTGTCCTCACCTCCACCCTCACGGCGATCCTCGGCAACTCGGTCACCGTCATCGCATCCCTGGTGGCGATGGTCCTGATCGACTGGCGGCTGACCATCGTGGCCGTCATCATCATGCCGATCCTGGTGATCGTGCAGAGGAGGGTCGGCCAGATCAGGGCCCGGATCGCAGGGCAGACCCAGGAGTCCCTGTCGGAGCTGACCTCCATCACCCAGGAGACCCTCTCGGTGTCGGGGGTCCTGCTCGCGAAATCCTTCAACCGGCAGGCCGCCGAGGCTTCTCGCTATCGTGCCGAGAACGTCAATCAGATCCACCTTCAGGTGCGCCGGGCCATGAGCGGGCAGGGATTCTTCGCGATCGTCCAGGTGCTCATGTCCTCGGTGCCCGCTGTGATCTACCTCATCGCAGGATGGCTCATCGTCGGAGGCCATGCGGGGTTGACGGCCGGCTCAATCGTCGCCTTCACCACCGTCCAGGCACGCCTGCTGGGCCCGCTGGTCAGCCTCATGAGGGTGGCTCTGGACATCCAGACCTCCCAGGCCCTGTTCGCCCGGATCTTCGAGTACCTCGACATGGAACCCGCGGTCCAGGACGCCACCGAACCGGTCGACGTGAGCGAGGCGCCCGGCCCACGCGGCAGCGTCGAGTTCGACCAGGTCACCTTCCGCTACCCGGATGCCGCCCCTGATTCCCGACCCACCCTCGATCGGGTGAGCTTCTCCGTCGGGCCGGGCCGTCACGTGGCCCTCGTCGGTCCCTCGGGATCGGGCAAGTCCACCATCATCTACCTCGCCCCACGGCTCTATCAGGCCTCCTCCGGCGAGGTCCGGTTCGCGGGCGCCGACGTCCGGGGCCTGCGCGGTTCGTCGATCATCGACGACATCGGCATCGTCTCCCAGGAGACCTATCTCTTCCATGCCACCATCGCGGAGAATCTGCGCTACGCCAAGCCGGACGCCACCGATGAGGAACTCGTGGAGGCCTGTACGGCGGCGAACATCCACCACATCATCGCCGGTTTCGAGGACGGCTACGACACCGTCGTGGGGGAACGCGGCTACCGCCTGTCCGGCGGGGAGAAGCAGCGCATCGCCATCGCACGGGTGTTGCTCAAGGACCCTCCCGTCCTGCTGCTGGACGAGGCCACCTCGGCCTTGGACACCGTTTCGGAGCGCGTCGTGGAGCAGGCGATCGACGAGGTCGCCGCCGGGCGGACCACCATCACCGTCGCGCACCGCCTCTCGACCATCGTCGACTCCGACATGATCTACGTCGTCGATGCCGGGCGGATCGTCGAACAGGGGACCCACGCTCAGCTCATCGGAGCCGGAGGCCTCTACGCCGAGCTGGCCGCACAGCAGATGTCCTCCGCCAGGGTGGACGGTGCGAGCTCGGGAGCCCGGGCGCCGCATCCCGATCGGCGCGCCGACAGGTGCCCGCAGGCCGATCCCGCCGAACCGGCGACCAGGAGCGAGTTGGCTGCCGGACTCCCCGCACCCGGCGGCGAATCGCTATTGTGA
- a CDS encoding dihydrofolate reductase family protein: MMRKLVYYIAASIDGRIAGPRGEADFFPVGQGEDAAAYMNWVNERYPETVPTQYRSAVGLEGLPNRRFDTVVMGRNTYQLGLDQGVTSPYAHLRQYVVSSAMARIDDPAVTLVRDASALVRQLKDEDGLDIWLCGGGRLAGSLLPEIDQLILKRYPVIAGAGPALVDGDFNPALFTRTDHRSFANGSSITWYDKEASPGAGEIPLAR; this comes from the coding sequence ATGATGCGCAAGCTCGTCTACTACATCGCCGCATCCATCGACGGCCGCATCGCGGGGCCGCGGGGAGAGGCGGACTTCTTCCCGGTCGGGCAGGGCGAGGACGCCGCCGCGTACATGAACTGGGTCAACGAGCGCTACCCCGAGACGGTGCCCACCCAGTACCGTTCTGCGGTCGGACTGGAGGGCCTGCCCAACAGGCGATTCGACACCGTCGTGATGGGGCGCAACACCTATCAGCTCGGCCTTGATCAAGGGGTCACCAGCCCTTACGCACACCTGCGCCAGTACGTGGTCTCCAGCGCAATGGCCCGGATCGACGACCCCGCGGTCACACTGGTGCGCGACGCCTCCGCGCTCGTCCGGCAGCTCAAGGACGAGGACGGGCTGGATATCTGGCTGTGCGGCGGCGGCCGGCTGGCCGGATCCCTGCTCCCCGAGATCGACCAGCTGATCCTCAAGCGCTACCCGGTGATCGCCGGAGCGGGCCCGGCCCTGGTGGACGGCGACTTCAACCCCGCCCTGTTCACCCGGACCGACCACCGGTCCTTCGCCAACGGGTCCAGCATCACCTGGTACGACAAGGAGGCGTCACCCGGCGCTGGGGAGATCCCTCTCGCGCGGTGA